One region of Skermanella mucosa genomic DNA includes:
- a CDS encoding alkaline phosphatase D family protein has product MPLPPKKKERRELIGPVLHFRGLQGERWRVSALFVLTGAAEPPDMAVDGVMLPVPPRHVASLGQRHVWRWEFAVPRTADDTRVGYGFRGGDRWYMTVPGLSGKPRIAYTACNGTEDESVFSQQDLPRNARWGHLNAQHRARPFHLLLHGGDQLYADAVWDDCPALRQWSSLPSREQLSAPFTSAMSEEAGNFYFDLYCRQWSQAEAAALLSTVPSVMMWDDHDIFDGWGSHPDDRRTCPVFQGVYEAARRSFALFQVGCAPEDPPDCVWGGELGTFTQGFRIGDLGIFAPDLRTERTQARVMSEATWDALPGWLDRFDGCSHLLLMSSVPMIFANLHAVEKLINFLPAQASMEDDLRDQWRSYVHEKEYIRLVRLLGDVARARNMRITVVSGEIHLGACGVIHGPGFDLWQLTSSGIVHPAPSRMYAEILERLSRGTETIADGTTLEMVPFPETGRRYIRARNWLALHFDEAGRLNAHWQVEGEKEPLMRVV; this is encoded by the coding sequence ATGCCGTTGCCGCCGAAGAAGAAAGAACGTCGAGAACTGATCGGACCCGTCCTGCATTTCCGGGGCCTGCAGGGCGAGCGTTGGCGGGTTTCCGCCCTTTTCGTCCTGACCGGCGCGGCCGAACCGCCGGACATGGCGGTCGACGGCGTGATGCTTCCGGTGCCGCCCCGCCACGTCGCATCGCTTGGCCAGCGCCATGTCTGGCGTTGGGAATTCGCGGTCCCGCGCACAGCGGACGACACCCGCGTCGGTTATGGCTTCCGCGGCGGCGACCGCTGGTACATGACGGTTCCCGGCCTGTCCGGCAAGCCGCGGATCGCCTACACCGCCTGCAACGGGACCGAGGACGAATCGGTGTTCAGCCAGCAGGACCTGCCGCGCAACGCGCGCTGGGGACACCTGAACGCCCAGCATCGCGCCCGTCCCTTCCACCTGCTCCTGCACGGCGGCGACCAGCTCTACGCCGACGCGGTCTGGGACGACTGCCCCGCCCTGCGGCAGTGGAGTTCCCTTCCGTCGCGCGAGCAATTGTCGGCCCCGTTCACGTCCGCCATGTCGGAGGAGGCCGGAAATTTCTATTTCGACCTCTATTGCCGCCAGTGGAGCCAGGCCGAAGCGGCCGCCCTTCTGTCCACCGTCCCGTCGGTCATGATGTGGGACGACCACGACATCTTCGACGGCTGGGGATCCCATCCCGACGACCGGCGGACCTGTCCCGTGTTCCAGGGAGTCTACGAGGCCGCGCGCCGAAGCTTCGCCCTGTTCCAGGTCGGCTGCGCCCCCGAAGACCCGCCGGACTGCGTGTGGGGCGGCGAACTGGGCACCTTCACCCAGGGGTTCCGCATCGGCGACCTGGGGATCTTCGCGCCGGACCTGCGGACCGAACGGACCCAGGCGCGCGTGATGTCCGAGGCGACCTGGGATGCCCTGCCCGGCTGGCTGGACCGGTTCGACGGATGCAGCCACCTGCTCCTGATGTCGAGCGTGCCGATGATCTTCGCGAACCTGCACGCCGTCGAGAAGCTGATCAACTTCCTGCCGGCGCAGGCCTCGATGGAGGACGACCTGCGCGACCAGTGGCGCAGCTATGTCCACGAGAAGGAGTATATCCGTCTCGTCCGCCTGCTGGGGGACGTGGCGAGAGCCCGGAACATGCGGATCACCGTGGTCTCCGGTGAAATACATCTGGGAGCCTGCGGGGTGATCCACGGCCCCGGCTTCGACCTGTGGCAGCTGACCTCCTCCGGGATCGTCCATCCCGCGCCGTCCCGGATGTATGCGGAAATCCTGGAACGGCTCAGCCGCGGGACGGAGACCATCGCCGACGGCACGACGCTGGAGATGGTGCCCTTTCCCGAGACCGGCCGCCGCTACATCAGGGCGCGGAACTGGCTGGCCCTCCACTTCGACGAGGCCGGACGCCTGAATGCCCATTGGCAGGTCGAGGGCGAGAAGGAACCGCTGATGCGGGTCGTCTAG
- a CDS encoding anti-sigma factor family protein — translation MKRLTMSDINAYLDGALSDEEKREVELVIKTDIEAAALLQQYRQHVQELHRIYDGVLNEPVPERMLDILRRRRSEGT, via the coding sequence ATGAAGCGACTGACCATGAGCGATATCAATGCCTATCTTGATGGCGCGCTGAGCGACGAGGAGAAACGGGAGGTGGAGTTGGTGATCAAGACCGACATCGAAGCCGCCGCCCTGCTCCAGCAGTATCGCCAGCACGTTCAGGAGCTTCACCGGATCTATGACGGCGTTCTCAATGAACCGGTACCCGAGCGTATGCTCGATATTCTCCGCCGGCGCAGGTCGGAAGGAACCTGA
- a CDS encoding sigma-70 family RNA polymerase sigma factor, whose product MAYSFDMELVNCIPNLQRYACKLTRDASSAEDLTQDCLARALSRSHRFEPGTNMQAWLTTMLKNLHFNNLQRDKHVTKVELWDHAMSVEPSQLSRLVFRDVDRAFDSLTPCQRKVVRLVAIEGRPYQEAAEKLNVSIGTIRSRLCRARERLNTLMAA is encoded by the coding sequence ATGGCTTACTCGTTCGACATGGAACTAGTCAACTGCATTCCCAACCTGCAGCGCTATGCCTGTAAGCTGACCCGCGACGCTTCGAGCGCCGAAGACCTGACCCAGGATTGTCTGGCGCGCGCCCTGTCGCGGTCCCATCGCTTCGAACCCGGTACCAATATGCAGGCATGGCTGACGACCATGCTGAAGAACCTTCACTTCAACAACCTGCAGCGCGACAAGCACGTCACCAAGGTCGAGCTGTGGGACCATGCCATGTCGGTCGAGCCGTCCCAGCTCTCCCGCCTGGTGTTCCGCGACGTCGACCGCGCCTTCGACAGCCTGACGCCGTGCCAGCGGAAGGTCGTGCGGCTTGTCGCGATCGAGGGCCGTCCCTACCAGGAAGCGGCGGAGAAGCTGAACGTCTCCATCGGCACGATCCGGTCTCGCCTGTGCCGGGCGCGCGAGCGGCTGAACACCCTTATGGCAGCCTGA
- a CDS encoding RimK family protein, with product MSSHLIIVDRSSTFKFDRTDLEIITTKDYIARPEAVRTRNPKIVNLSRAYSYLGAGYYCSLLAEARTQKIIPSVKTILDLSQKSIYRYALPELEELLRRRLKRMAQPPEASFTLYSFFGSADDRRFQDVTRRAFDVFRCPMLKIQIRLKDDWHIHSLQPLSLDDLRPDQEDHFRASLDAYTKATWREPTEKAPPRYTMAMLHDPKDELPPSSAKTLQKFIKAGEALGIAIELVEKKDYLRLAEYDALFIRETTSLDDHTYRFAKKAEKEGMAVIDDPNSILRCTNKVYLAELLRANKVPAPKTIIVDKAKVATIEQDIPYPIVLKIPDGSFSRGVYKVQNRGELEATAATLFEESDVILAQEFMYTEFDWRVGVLNRQPIFVCQYLMAKKHWQIVKHNSDGRFEQGSFKTMLVDEAPKAVVEIAVKAAGLIGNGLYGVDLKQNDRGIFVIEINDNPNIDTGVEDLRLKDELYKIIIREFIRRLDGRTNGEAGRG from the coding sequence ATGTCGTCCCATCTGATCATCGTCGACAGGTCCTCCACCTTCAAGTTCGATCGCACCGACCTAGAGATCATCACCACCAAGGACTACATCGCCAGGCCCGAAGCGGTCCGGACGCGCAATCCGAAGATCGTCAATCTCAGCCGGGCCTACAGCTACCTGGGCGCCGGCTACTACTGCTCGCTGCTCGCCGAGGCGCGGACCCAGAAGATCATCCCGTCGGTCAAGACCATCCTGGACCTCAGCCAGAAGAGCATCTACCGCTACGCCCTGCCCGAGCTGGAGGAGCTGCTGCGCCGGCGGCTGAAGCGCATGGCCCAGCCGCCCGAGGCGTCGTTCACGCTCTACAGCTTCTTCGGCAGCGCCGACGACCGCCGGTTCCAGGATGTGACCCGGCGCGCCTTCGACGTGTTCCGCTGCCCCATGCTGAAGATCCAGATCCGCCTGAAGGACGACTGGCACATCCATTCGCTCCAGCCCCTGTCGCTGGACGACCTGCGTCCCGACCAGGAGGACCATTTCCGCGCCTCGCTCGACGCCTATACCAAGGCGACCTGGCGCGAGCCGACGGAGAAGGCGCCGCCCCGCTACACCATGGCGATGCTGCACGATCCCAAGGACGAGCTGCCGCCCAGCAGCGCCAAGACTCTGCAGAAATTCATCAAGGCCGGGGAGGCGCTGGGCATCGCCATCGAGCTGGTCGAGAAGAAGGACTATCTGCGCCTCGCGGAATATGACGCGCTGTTCATCCGCGAGACCACGTCGCTGGACGACCACACCTACCGCTTCGCCAAGAAGGCGGAGAAGGAGGGCATGGCGGTGATCGACGATCCCAACTCGATCCTGCGATGCACCAACAAGGTCTATCTGGCCGAACTGCTTCGGGCCAACAAGGTGCCGGCGCCGAAGACGATCATCGTCGACAAGGCGAAGGTGGCGACGATCGAGCAGGACATCCCCTACCCCATCGTCCTGAAGATCCCGGACGGCTCGTTCTCGCGCGGGGTCTATAAGGTGCAGAACCGGGGAGAATTGGAGGCTACCGCCGCAACGCTGTTCGAAGAGTCCGACGTCATCCTGGCCCAAGAGTTCATGTATACGGAGTTCGACTGGCGGGTCGGCGTGCTGAACCGGCAACCGATCTTCGTCTGCCAATACTTGATGGCGAAGAAACATTGGCAGATCGTCAAGCACAACAGCGACGGCCGTTTCGAACAGGGCTCCTTCAAGACCATGCTGGTGGACGAGGCGCCGAAGGCCGTCGTCGAGATCGCGGTAAAAGCGGCGGGCCTGATCGGTAACGGTCTCTACGGAGTTGATCTGAAGCAGAACGATCGCGGCATCTTCGTCATCGAGATCAATGACAATCCGAACATTGATACGGGCGTGGAGGATCTCAGATTAAAAGATGAATTGTATAAAATTATCATACGCGAGTTCATAAGACGTTTGGATGGTCGGACAAACGGTGAAGCCGGGCGCGGCTGA
- a CDS encoding GNAT family N-acetyltransferase/peptidase C39 family protein, with protein sequence MSGRIAGYVLLLFNAGTSLARLYSFAVDPDFRRQGVAQRLLAEAEREAKEHECVYLRLEVRRDNEAAIELYRRAGYREFGIYRDYYADHMEALRLEKRLTDATGPRGIRVPYYEQTLDFTCGPSALMMAMKALDPSLDLNRALELRIWRESTTIFMTSGHGGCGPYGLALSAWRRGFGVELILNDDRALFLDSVRSEEKKEVLRLVQEDMQKDIAETDIAVSYRSFGAAELTDLVASGAIPVVLISSYRIYHEKFPHWVVVAGCDERFFYVHDPLVETAKHTSDTDRVNMPILKKDFERMARYGKAQLKAMVVLRPRRQGPGRGQTRQDQH encoded by the coding sequence ATGTCCGGCCGCATCGCGGGTTACGTGCTCCTGCTGTTCAACGCCGGCACCTCGCTGGCACGGCTCTACTCGTTCGCGGTCGATCCGGATTTCCGGCGGCAAGGGGTAGCCCAAAGGCTGCTGGCGGAAGCCGAGCGCGAGGCGAAGGAACACGAATGCGTCTATCTCAGGCTGGAGGTGCGGCGCGACAACGAGGCGGCGATCGAGCTCTACCGCCGCGCGGGTTACCGGGAGTTCGGCATCTACCGCGACTATTACGCCGACCATATGGAAGCGTTGCGCCTGGAAAAGCGGTTGACCGACGCCACCGGTCCGCGGGGCATCCGGGTGCCCTATTATGAACAAACTTTGGATTTCACCTGTGGCCCGTCGGCCCTGATGATGGCGATGAAGGCCCTCGATCCCTCGCTCGACCTGAACAGGGCGCTGGAGCTTAGGATCTGGCGGGAATCCACCACCATCTTCATGACGTCCGGACATGGCGGCTGCGGTCCCTACGGCCTGGCCCTGTCGGCCTGGCGGCGCGGCTTCGGCGTGGAACTGATCCTCAACGACGACCGCGCGCTGTTCCTGGACAGCGTGCGCAGCGAGGAAAAGAAGGAGGTGCTCCGGCTCGTCCAGGAGGACATGCAGAAGGACATCGCGGAAACGGACATAGCGGTCAGCTACCGGAGCTTCGGCGCCGCCGAACTGACCGATCTCGTGGCGTCGGGGGCGATCCCCGTGGTGCTGATCAGTTCCTACCGGATCTACCACGAGAAGTTTCCGCATTGGGTGGTTGTCGCGGGATGCGACGAACGGTTCTTCTATGTCCACGATCCCCTGGTCGAGACAGCCAAGCACACCAGCGACACGGATCGCGTCAACATGCCCATCCTCAAGAAGGACTTCGAGCGCATGGCCCGCTACGGCAAGGCCCAGCTCAAGGCCATGGTCGTCCTACGACCCCGCCGGCAAGGACCCGGCCGGGGTCAAACCCGGCAGGATCAACACTGA
- a CDS encoding glycogen/starch/alpha-glucan phosphorylase — MDARYNPRNLEHRGLDTEAFKRSFLEGLVYTVGKDSRSATRRDWFTTSAFAVRDRLVDRWMETTRNYYQADAKRVYYLSLEFLIGRLMTNSLANLGVMQAVGEALDGLGMRLDDIVDVEPDAALGNGGLGRLAACFLDSMATLGLPGYGYGIRYEFGLFEQRFEHGWQVEHPEHWLQFGNPWEFPRPEVLYPVQFYGRVEETRDSMGERAYKWVDTERVLAMAFDTPVVGYGGRTINTLRLWSARATSDFHFGHFNDGDYMKAVEQKILSENLSRVLYPNDATDAGRELRFKQEYFFTSASLQDILRRYTQHHSGFDELPGKAAIQINDTHPAIGIAELMRLLVDKHALNWDHAWDITQRTFSYTNHTLLPEALEAWPVRLIERVLPRHMQIIYEINGRFLQKVQARKSVDSGTLARVSLIDENGDRRVRMGNLAFIGSHKVNGVAGLHTELMKQTVFADLHREFPDRINNKTNGITPRRWLHQSNKPLSNLITSRIGSGWIRNLEELEALKPRAEDEVFREEFRRAKRQNKKRLAALIARELNVEVSVDSMFDVQVKRIHEYKRQLLNVLQTIALYNDMRDSQTVNWVPVTKIFAGKAAPSYHMAKLVLKLINDVAKVVNQDPAVRGLLKIALLPNYNVTLAEVIMPAADLSEQISTAGMEASGTGNMKLALNGALTIGTLDGANVEIREAVGPENIFIFGLNAEEAGSLRHGNYNPREVIAANPPLKRALDMIASGVFSPDDPHRYRPLIQSLTDGGDPFLVTADFQAYREAHEAVADLYRNPDQWTRKAVINTASMGWFSSDRTIGEYARDIWDAVPVLPQE, encoded by the coding sequence ATGGACGCTCGCTACAATCCGCGGAACCTGGAACACCGGGGCCTGGACACCGAAGCCTTCAAGAGGTCCTTCCTCGAAGGCCTGGTTTACACGGTCGGCAAGGACAGCCGCTCGGCGACCCGCCGCGACTGGTTCACCACCTCGGCCTTCGCCGTGCGGGATCGCCTGGTCGACCGCTGGATGGAGACCACCCGGAACTACTACCAGGCCGATGCCAAGCGGGTATATTACCTTTCGCTGGAATTCCTCATCGGCCGCCTGATGACCAACAGCCTCGCCAACCTGGGCGTGATGCAGGCGGTCGGCGAGGCGCTGGACGGCCTGGGCATGCGCCTGGACGACATCGTCGACGTCGAACCCGACGCGGCCCTGGGCAACGGCGGCCTCGGACGGCTCGCCGCCTGCTTCCTCGACAGCATGGCGACCCTGGGACTTCCGGGCTACGGCTACGGCATCCGCTACGAGTTCGGCCTGTTCGAGCAGCGGTTCGAGCATGGCTGGCAGGTCGAGCATCCGGAGCACTGGCTGCAGTTCGGCAACCCGTGGGAATTTCCGCGTCCGGAAGTGCTCTATCCCGTGCAGTTCTACGGCCGGGTCGAGGAGACCCGGGACAGCATGGGCGAGCGCGCCTACAAGTGGGTCGACACCGAGCGCGTCCTGGCGATGGCGTTCGACACCCCGGTGGTCGGCTACGGCGGCAGGACCATCAACACGCTGCGGCTGTGGTCGGCCCGCGCGACCAGCGACTTCCATTTCGGCCACTTCAACGACGGCGACTATATGAAGGCCGTCGAACAGAAGATCCTGTCGGAGAACCTGAGCCGGGTGCTGTACCCGAACGACGCGACCGACGCCGGCCGCGAGCTTCGGTTCAAGCAGGAATATTTCTTCACGTCGGCCTCGCTCCAGGACATCCTGCGCCGCTACACCCAGCACCATAGCGGCTTCGACGAGCTGCCCGGCAAGGCGGCGATCCAGATCAACGACACGCACCCGGCCATCGGTATCGCCGAGCTGATGCGCCTGCTGGTCGACAAGCACGCGCTCAACTGGGACCATGCCTGGGACATCACCCAGCGCACCTTCTCCTACACGAACCACACCCTGCTGCCCGAAGCCCTGGAAGCCTGGCCGGTCCGGCTGATCGAGCGGGTGCTGCCGCGGCACATGCAGATCATCTACGAGATCAACGGCCGCTTCCTGCAGAAGGTGCAGGCGCGCAAGTCCGTGGACAGCGGGACGCTGGCCCGGGTGTCGCTGATCGACGAGAACGGCGACCGCCGCGTGCGCATGGGCAACCTGGCCTTCATCGGCAGCCACAAGGTCAACGGCGTCGCCGGCCTGCACACCGAGCTGATGAAGCAGACCGTGTTCGCCGACCTGCACCGGGAGTTTCCCGACCGGATCAACAACAAGACCAACGGCATCACGCCGCGCCGCTGGCTGCACCAGTCCAACAAGCCCTTGTCCAACCTGATCACCAGCCGGATCGGCAGCGGCTGGATCCGGAACCTGGAAGAGCTGGAGGCCCTGAAGCCGCGGGCCGAGGACGAGGTGTTCCGCGAGGAGTTCCGCCGGGCCAAGCGCCAGAACAAGAAGCGCCTGGCGGCGCTGATCGCGCGGGAGCTGAACGTCGAGGTGTCGGTCGACAGCATGTTCGACGTTCAGGTCAAGCGCATCCACGAGTACAAGCGCCAGCTCCTGAACGTGCTGCAGACGATCGCGCTGTACAACGACATGCGCGACAGCCAGACGGTCAACTGGGTGCCGGTGACCAAGATCTTCGCCGGCAAGGCGGCTCCGTCCTATCATATGGCGAAGCTGGTGCTGAAGCTGATCAACGACGTCGCCAAGGTGGTCAATCAGGATCCCGCCGTCCGGGGCCTGCTGAAGATCGCCCTGCTGCCGAACTACAACGTCACCCTGGCCGAGGTGATCATGCCGGCGGCCGACCTGTCGGAGCAGATCTCCACCGCGGGGATGGAGGCGTCGGGCACCGGCAACATGAAGCTGGCGCTGAACGGCGCCTTGACCATCGGCACGCTGGACGGCGCCAACGTCGAGATCCGCGAGGCCGTCGGTCCGGAGAACATCTTCATCTTCGGCCTGAACGCCGAGGAGGCCGGCTCGCTGCGCCACGGCAACTATAACCCGCGCGAGGTGATCGCGGCCAACCCGCCGCTCAAGCGGGCCCTGGACATGATCGCCAGCGGCGTCTTCTCGCCCGACGACCCGCACCGGTACCGTCCGCTGATCCAGTCCCTGACCGACGGCGGCGATCCGTTCCTGGTGACGGCCGACTTCCAGGCCTACCGCGAAGCCCACGAGGCCGTCGCGGACCTGTACCGAAACCCGGACCAGTGGACCCGCAAGGCGGTGATCAACACCGCGTCGATGGGCTGGTTCTCCAGCGACCGGACCATCGGCGAATACGCCCGGGACATCTGGGACGCCGTTCCCGTCCTGCCCCAGGAGTAA
- a CDS encoding DEAD/DEAH box helicase codes for MTFAELDLHPTILQAVEASGYNEPTPIQEKAIPLALAGRDLVASANTGTGKTAAFVLPALQKLKTPRPAGSFGPRVLVLSPTRELATQILDAVRKYSKFDRVQTGVILGGMPYREQLRMLERRVDLIVATPGRLIDHLERGRVNLSGLELLVLDEADRMLDMGFIEPVEQIAAACPVGRQTLMFTATCDGPMERLAARLLKNPERIDIAGRNVSHDTIDQRLLRADDLGHKHRLLDHLVSTDAEGKMIVFAATKRDADRLAEELCAKGHAAGALHGDMKQHQRNRTIDDLRRGRIRLLIATDVAARGIDISDITQVINFDLPKIAEDYVHRIGRTGRAGASGTAYSFFTRSDWKQVKAIEHFIGKPLTNHVIPGLEPSERPRSASPGGYNKRPYRSGGQGAPQGRGGFGGQRRPEGERSDRGHGHGDRPHAEHRHAGGDRPHGERGGYNPVRRDRDHSAGGGRRGYSSAS; via the coding sequence ATGACTTTCGCTGAACTCGACCTCCACCCGACCATTCTGCAAGCCGTTGAGGCTTCCGGCTACAACGAGCCGACTCCGATCCAGGAAAAGGCTATTCCGTTGGCGCTGGCTGGTCGGGATCTGGTCGCTTCGGCCAACACCGGAACCGGCAAGACCGCCGCGTTCGTCCTTCCGGCCCTTCAGAAGCTGAAGACGCCGCGCCCGGCCGGCAGCTTTGGACCACGCGTCCTGGTGCTGTCGCCGACCCGCGAACTGGCGACCCAGATCCTGGACGCCGTCCGCAAGTACTCCAAGTTCGACCGTGTCCAGACCGGCGTGATCCTGGGCGGCATGCCGTACCGCGAGCAGCTCCGCATGCTGGAGCGGCGCGTCGACCTGATCGTCGCCACCCCGGGTCGTCTGATCGACCACCTGGAGCGGGGCCGCGTCAACCTGTCGGGCCTGGAACTGCTGGTGCTGGACGAAGCAGACCGCATGCTCGACATGGGCTTCATCGAGCCGGTCGAGCAGATCGCCGCCGCCTGCCCGGTGGGCCGGCAGACCCTGATGTTCACCGCGACCTGCGACGGTCCGATGGAGCGGCTCGCCGCCCGTCTGCTGAAGAACCCGGAGCGGATCGACATCGCGGGCCGCAACGTCAGCCACGACACCATCGACCAGCGCCTGCTGCGGGCCGATGACCTGGGGCACAAGCACCGCCTTCTCGACCACCTCGTGTCCACGGACGCCGAGGGCAAGATGATCGTCTTCGCCGCGACCAAGCGCGATGCCGACCGCCTGGCCGAGGAGCTCTGCGCCAAGGGTCATGCCGCCGGCGCCCTTCATGGCGACATGAAGCAGCACCAGCGCAACCGCACGATCGACGACCTGCGCCGGGGCCGTATCCGCCTGCTGATCGCCACCGACGTGGCGGCCCGCGGCATCGACATCTCCGACATCACGCAGGTCATCAACTTCGACCTGCCGAAGATCGCGGAGGATTACGTCCACCGCATCGGTCGCACCGGCCGGGCCGGCGCATCCGGCACCGCCTACTCGTTCTTCACCCGGAGCGACTGGAAGCAGGTCAAGGCGATCGAGCATTTCATCGGCAAGCCGCTGACCAACCACGTCATTCCGGGCCTGGAGCCGAGTGAGCGTCCGCGCAGCGCCAGCCCGGGCGGCTACAACAAGCGGCCCTACCGCAGCGGCGGCCAGGGTGCTCCCCAGGGGCGCGGCGGTTTCGGCGGCCAGCGTCGCCCGGAAGGCGAGCGGAGCGACCGGGGTCATGGCCACGGTGACCGGCCCCATGCCGAGCATCGCCATGCCGGCGGCGATCGTCCCCATGGCGAGCGCGGCGGCTACAATCCGGTCCGCCGTGACCGCGACCATTCCGCAGGCGGCGGCCGTCGCGGCTACTCGTCGGCCAGCTAA